In Aliarcobacter faecis, a genomic segment contains:
- a CDS encoding NADH-ubiquinone oxidoreductase subunit E family protein, whose translation MKRVDLRELKDNFYEKMLEILKTLENEEVIIFLFEIGDFSHIQRVADFIYENEFTLMNSLKFNEKDWTVVIKNIKPEIKISKEEIANEKN comes from the coding sequence ATGAAAAGAGTAGATTTAAGAGAGCTAAAAGATAATTTTTATGAAAAAATGTTAGAGATTTTAAAAACTTTAGAAAATGAAGAAGTTATTATTTTTCTATTTGAAATAGGAGACTTCTCTCATATTCAAAGAGTTGCAGATTTTATTTATGAAAATGAATTCACTCTTATGAATTCACTAAAATTCAATGAAAAAGATTGGACAGTTGTTATAAAAAATATAAAACCCGAAATAAAAATATCAAAAGAGGAGATAGCAAATGAAAAGAATTGA
- the nuoD gene encoding NADH dehydrogenase (quinone) subunit D, which translates to MQTANRLKPFFENIHFQRDDNTMTVNFGPQHPSAHGQLRLVLELQGEEVVKARPMIGYLHRGMEKMAENMIYNEFLPTTDRMDYIAATSNNYAYAKAVEELLGLEIPRRAECIRVILLELNRVVSHLFWLATHALDVGAMSMFLYCFREREYALDLIEDYCGARLTHSAIRIGGVPLDLPNNWIENCTIFLNNLKKEIQNYENLLNENRIWRMRLENVGVITQEMAKDFAVSGVALRGSGIKWDLRKELPYSIYNELEFEVPISNSCDSYGRYRLCIEEMKESIKIIEQVFPKYYETTSELMTNDPRYISPTKEDVMTQNYSLMQHFVLVTQGLRPPIGEVYVATESPKGELGFYIKSDGSQYPYRVKVRAPSYFHTALLEELLIGCQLADVVTIIGNLNIVFGEIDR; encoded by the coding sequence ATGCAAACAGCAAATAGACTTAAACCATTTTTTGAAAATATTCATTTCCAAAGAGATGATAATACTATGACTGTAAACTTTGGACCTCAACACCCATCAGCACATGGTCAATTAAGACTTGTTTTAGAATTACAAGGTGAAGAGGTTGTGAAAGCAAGACCAATGATTGGTTATTTACATCGTGGTATGGAAAAAATGGCAGAAAATATGATTTATAATGAGTTCTTACCAACAACAGATAGAATGGATTATATCGCTGCAACTTCAAATAACTACGCTTATGCAAAAGCTGTTGAAGAGCTTTTAGGCTTAGAAATTCCAAGACGAGCAGAGTGTATTAGAGTAATTTTACTAGAACTAAATAGAGTTGTTTCTCATCTTTTTTGGCTTGCAACTCATGCTCTTGATGTGGGAGCAATGTCTATGTTTCTATACTGCTTTAGAGAAAGAGAGTATGCACTTGATTTAATAGAGGATTATTGTGGAGCAAGACTTACTCATAGTGCTATTAGAATTGGTGGAGTTCCTTTGGATTTACCAAATAATTGGATAGAGAACTGCACAATATTTTTAAATAATCTAAAAAAAGAGATACAAAACTATGAAAATCTTCTAAATGAGAATAGAATTTGGAGAATGAGGCTTGAAAATGTTGGAGTAATCACTCAAGAGATGGCAAAGGATTTTGCAGTTTCAGGAGTCGCTTTAAGAGGAAGTGGAATAAAATGGGATTTAAGAAAAGAGCTTCCTTATAGCATCTATAATGAACTTGAATTTGAAGTTCCTATTTCAAATAGTTGTGATTCTTATGGAAGATATAGACTTTGTATTGAAGAGATGAAAGAGTCAATAAAAATAATAGAGCAAGTTTTTCCTAAATATTATGAAACAACTAGCGAATTAATGACAAATGATCCACGATATATAAGTCCTACAAAAGAAGATGTTATGACTCAAAACTACTCTTTGATGCAACACTTTGTACTTGTTACGCAAGGACTTCGCCCACCAATTGGAGAAGTTTATGTAGCAACGGAATCTCCAAAAGGAGAGCTGGGATTTTATATAAAAAGTGATGGAAGCCAATATCCATATAGAGTAAAAGTTCGAGCACCTAGCTATTTTCATACTGCTTTACTTGAAGAGTTACTTATTGGTTGCCAATTAGCTGATGTGGTTACTATAATTGGAAACTTAAATATTGTTTTTGGTGAGATCGATAGATGA